The following coding sequences lie in one Arachis hypogaea cultivar Tifrunner chromosome 4, arahy.Tifrunner.gnm2.J5K5, whole genome shotgun sequence genomic window:
- the LOC112794354 gene encoding glycosyl hydrolase 5 family protein-like yields the protein MSQAAMAIHQENPNVLVLISGLNFDTELQFLKRKPLNINIGNKLVYETHLYSWTGIGTLKLKDIWIKQPLNRICALSIRGLDSSAGFLTMGENAAPLIFTEFGFDQTGVSIQDNRFLTCLQTYLAGRDMDWGLWAFQGGYYVRGGNVHVDETFGVLNSDWNHLRYPNFTDKFQLLQMKIQDPTSKAGNANIMYYPLSGQCTKVNQKNELELGTCEKNHHNRWIYNSGSQIILNGTNKCLTSSGEGLPVTVSNDCKSKNNSWRQVSLSKLHLATFDDKSGKTLCLNKDTNSSTIVTSKCICITDDSQCLDDPQSQWFQLVPTNV from the exons ATGAGCCAAGCAGCAATGGCAATCCACCAAGAAAATCCAAATGTGTTAGTCCTAATCTCAGGTTTAAACTTTGATACTGAGCTCCAATTCTTGAAGAGAAAACCATTGAACATAAACATAGGCAACAAACTTGTGTATGAGACACATCTGTATTCTTGGACTGGAATTGGGACACTGAAATTGAAAGACATTTGGATCAAGCAACCATTGAACAGAATCTGTGCATTGAGCATTAGAGGGTTGGATTCTAGCGCTGGATTCCTTACAATGGGAGAGAATGCAGCACCATTGATCTTCACTGAGTTTGGCTTTGACCAAACTGGTGTGTCAATTCAAGATAACAGGTTCTTGACATGTCTTCAGACATATCTTGCTGGAAGGGACATGGATTGGGGTTTGTGGGCATTCCAAGGTGGATACTATGTTAGAGGTGGTAATGTTCATGTTGATGAGACATTTGGGGTTTTGAATTCAGATTGGAATCATTTGAGGTACCCTAATTTCACTGACAAGTTTCAACTTTTGCAGATGAAGATTCAAG ATCCTACTTCCAAGGCAGGGAATGCTAACATAATGTACTACCCTCTAAGTGGTCAATGTACAAAAGTGAATCAAAAGAATGAACTTGAGCTTGGTACTTGTGAGAAGAATCACCACAATAGATGGATCTACAACAGTGGCTCTCAAATAATTCTGAATGGCACCAATAAGTGCTTAACATCTTCAGGTGAAGGCCTTCCAGTAACTGTTTCTAATGATTGCAAAAGCAAGAACAATTCTTGGAGACAAGTGTCACTTTCCAAGCTTCATTTGGCCACATTTGATGACAAGAGTGGCAAAACGCTTTGCTTGAATAAGGATACTAACTCATCAACGATTGTGACATCAAAATGTATTTGCATAACCGATGATTCTCAATGTCTTGATGATCCTCAAAGCCAGTGGTTCCAGCTTGTTCCCACCAATGTGTAG